A single Sorex araneus isolate mSorAra2 chromosome 8, mSorAra2.pri, whole genome shotgun sequence DNA region contains:
- the SYT3 gene encoding synaptotagmin-3 → MSGDYEDDLCRRALILVSELCARVRDADTGDRCQEFENLRIRGYPRGPDADISVSLLSVIVTFCGIVLLGVSLFVSWKLCWVPWRDKGGSAVGLRKDLAPGVGLAGLVGGSGHHLGAGLGGHPLLGPHHHAHTAHHPPFAELLEPGGLGGADPPEPSYLDMDSYPEAAAAAAVVGVKPSQTSPELPSEATGGSGLLLLPPSSGGLPSAQSHQQVTSLAPSSRYSGLPRPLTQQTLTSQPDSGPEERPPALPVPVAVGGEEKAKLIGQIQPELYQGTGRRPGEAGAGAPCGRISFALRYLYGSDQLVVRILQALDLPAKDSNGFSDPYVKIYLLPDRKKKFQTKVHRKTLNPVFNETFQFPVPLAELAQRKLHFSVYDFDRFSRHDLIGQVVLDNLLELAEQPPDRPLWRDIMEGGSEKADLGELNFSLCYLPTAGRLTVTIIKASNLKAMDLTGFSDPYVKASLISEGRRLKKRKTSIKKNTLNPTYNEALVFDVAPESVENVGLSIAVVDYDCIGHNEVIGVCRVGPEAADPHGREHWAEMLANPRKPVEHWHQLVEEKTLSSFTKGSKGLSEKENSE, encoded by the exons ATGTCAGGGGACTATGAGGATGACCTCTGCCGGCGGGCCCTTATCCTCGTCTCAGAGCTCTGTGCGCGGGTCCGTGATGCCGACACGGGTGACAGATGCCAGGAGTTTGAGAACCTGCGAATCCGAGGCTATCCCCGGGGACCGGATGCAG ACATCTCCGTGAGTCTGCTGTCGGTGATCGTCACCTTCTGCGGCATCGTCCTGCTGGGTGTCTCCCTCTTCGTGTCCTGGAAGCTGTGCTGGGTGCCGTGGCGGGACAAAGGCGGCTCGGCTGTGGGCCTGCGCAAGGACCTGGCcccgggggtggggctggcaggtCTGGTCGGTGGCAGTGGACACCACCTGGGGGCGGGCCTGGGCGGCCATCCGCTGCTGGGCCCCCACCACCATGCACACACTGCCCACCACCCGCCCTTCGCTGAGCTGCTGGAGCCTGGCGGCCTCGGGGGCGCCGACCCCCCGGAGCCCTCCTACTTGGACATGGACTCATACCCAGAGGCCGCGGCCGCTGCAGCCGTGGTCGGGGTCAAGCCCAGCCAGACCTCCCCAGAGCTGCCCTCCGAGGCCACGGGAGGCTCCGGGCTGCTCCTGCTGCCCCCTAGCAGCGGTGGCCTGCCCAGCGCCCAGTCCCATCAGCAGGTCACCAGCCTGGCACCCAGCAGCAG gTACTCGGGCTTGCCGCGGCCCCTCACCCAGCAGACTCTCACCTCCCAGCCCGACTCGGGCCCGGAGGAGCGCCCGCCTGCTCTGCCCGTGCCAGTGGCCGTGGGCGGGGAGGAGAAAGCCAAGCTGATTGGGCAGATCCAGCCCGAGCTGTACCAGGGCACAGGCCGGCGCCCTGgggaggcgggcgcgggggcgcccTGTGGCCGCATCAGCTTCGCCCTGCGCTACCTGTACGGCTCGGACCAGCTGGTGGTGCGGATCCTGCAGGCCCTGGACCTCCCGGCCAAGGACTCCAACGGCTTCTCCGACCCCTACGTCAAGATCTACCTGCTGCCTGACCGCAAGAAGAAGTTCCAGACCAAG GTGCACAGGAAGACTCTGAACCCCGTGTTTAATGAGACCTTTCAGTTCCCGGTGCCCCTGGCCGAGTTGGCACAGCGTAAGCTGCACTTCAGTGTCTACGACTTTGACCGTTTCTCCCGGCACGACCTCATCGGCCAGGTGGTCCTGGACAACCTCCTGGAGCTGGCCGAGCAGCCCCCCGACCGCCCACTGTGGAGGGACATTATGGAGGGAGGCTCG GAAAAGGCAGACCTTGGGGAGCTCAACTTCTCGCTCTGCTACCTGCCTACCGCAGGGCGCCTGACTGTGACCATCATTAAGGCGTCTAATCTCAAAGCGATGGACCTCACGGGCTTCTCAG ATCCCTACGTGAAAGCCTCTCTGATCAGCGAGGGGCGGCGTCTGAAGAAGCGGAAAACCTCCATCAAGAAGAACACGCTGAACCCCACGTACAACGAGGCGCTGGTGTTCGACGTGGCCCCTGAGAGCGTAGAGAACGTGGGGCTCAGCATTGCAGTGGTAGACTACGATTG CATTGGACACAATGAGGTGATTGGTGTGTGCCGTGTGGGCCCCGAAGCTGCCGACCCCCACGGCCGCGAGCACTGGGCCGAGATGCTGGCCAACCCTCGCAAGCCCGTGGAGCACTGGCATCAGCTTGTGGAG GAAAAGACTTTGAGCAGCTTCACCAAAGGAAGCAAAGGATTATCAGAGAAAGAGAACTCTGAGTGA